A genomic stretch from Puntigrus tetrazona isolate hp1 chromosome 6, ASM1883169v1, whole genome shotgun sequence includes:
- the tardbpb gene encoding TAR DNA-binding protein 43, whose protein sequence is MAEMYIRVAEEENEEPMEIPSEDDGTVLLSTVAAQFPGACGLRYRSPVSQCMRGVRLVDGILHAPENGWGNLVYVVNYPKETVLPDNKRKMDEIDASSATKIKRGDQKTSDLIVLGLPWKTTEQDLKDYFSTFGEVIMVQVKRDVKTGNSKGFGFVRFAEWESQGKVMSQRHMIDGRWCDCKLPNSKQGPDEPMRSRKVFVGRCTEDMTADELRQFFMQYGEVTDVFIPKPFRAFAFVTFADDQVAASLCGEDLIIKGVSVHISNAEPKHNNTRQMMERAGRFGNGFGGQGFGGNRSAMGGSSSSLGNFGNFNLNPAMMAAAQAALQSSWGMMGMLAQQGQSATSGTSTSGTSSTRDQTQTYSSGNSNYGSSSAALGWGSGSNSSGSGFNSSFGSSMESKSSGWGM, encoded by the exons ATGGCTGAGATGTACATTCGCGTCGCGGAGGAGGAGAACGAGGAGCCGATGGAGATCCCGTCGGAGGACGACGGCACGGTGCTGCTGTCTACGGTGGCCGCTCAGTTTCCAGGGGCTTGTGGCCTGCGTTACCGGAGCCCGGTGTCTCAGTGCATGAGGGGAGTTCGCCTTGTGGACGGAATCCTACACGCCCCCGAGAACGGTTGGGGAAACCTGGTCTATGTGGTCAATTACCCCAAAG aaACGGTTCTGCCGGATAATAAGAGAAAGATGGATGAGATCGATGCTTCATCCGCGACGAAGATCAAGAGAGGAGATCAGAAGACTTCAGATCTGATTGTGCTGGGTCTACCGTGGAAAACTACAGAACAAGACTTAAAAGATTACTTTAGTACGTTTGGGGAAGTCATCATGGTGCAG GTCAAGCGGGACGTGAAGACGGGAAATTCAAAAGGATTTGGGTTTGTGAGATTTGCAGAGTGGGAATCTCAGGGTAAGGTGATGTCACAGCGGCACATGATTGATGGCAGGTGGTGTGACTGCAAACTACCCAACTCAAAG CAAGGACCAGATGAACCAATGAGGAGCAGGAAAGTGTTTGTGGGCCGTTGCACGGAGGACATGACCGCGGATGAGCTCCGTCAGTTCTTCATGCAGTACGGGGAGGTCACAGATGTTTTCATTCCTAAACCCTTCAGAGCGTTTGCTTTTGTCACCTTCGCAGATGACCAG GTTGCTGCCTCCCTTTGCGGTGAGGATCTGATCATCAAGGGCGTCAGTGTGCACATCTCCAATGCTGAGCCAAAACACAACAACACTAGGCAGATGATGGAGCGGGCAGGGCGCTTTGGGAACGGGTTTGGAGGTCAGGGTTTTGGAGGCAACCGTAGTGCCATGGGGGGTAGCTCCAGCAGCTTGGGAAATTTCGGCAATTTCAACCTCAACCCAGCCATGATGGCTGCCGCCCAGGCGGCCCTGCAGAGCAGTTGGGGTATGATGGGAATGTTAGCGCAGCAGGGTCAGTCGGCAACATCTGGCACAAGCACAAGCGGCACAAGTTCCACTCGGGACCAGACCCAAACATACAGCTCGGGCAACAGCAACTACGGCAGCAGCTCGGCCGCTCTCGGCTGGGGCTCCGGCTCTAACTCTAGCGGTAGTGGGTTTAATTCCAGCTTTGGCTCTAGTATGGAGTCCAAGTCGTCAGGGTGGGGTATGTAA
- the h6pd gene encoding GDH/6PGL endoplasmic bifunctional protein, with protein sequence MLRIKWELLLMAIICWQTGHADNDESKKSLGHVTVIVVGGTGDLARKYLWQGFLQLYADQVGKGHTFSFYGGGLSPTEKGTPLLFGILKELACPPELSTERCTLVKDQFLHLSKYHQLKTTEDYEKLSQQIKQQLAQESMVEAGRLFYLSVPALAYADIAEKINNTCRPPSDTWLRVVLEKPFGHNLYSAQALDKKLSDQLKEKEMYRIDHYLGKQVVSKILPFRKENKKFLDPIWNKHHIERIEIVLKETLDAKGRIQFYDQYGVLRDVLQNHLTEVMTLMLMNLPANLSNSKEILQNKLNFLASLQYVDNSNAVVGQYQAYNGEVQEELNKTKDYFSLTPTFAGVVIHVDNAQYEGIPIFMTSGKALDERVSYARVLFKNDVFCVQDPNNVQCKSKQIIFYLGHGNLQYPAILVSKNLFKPEMVSSGDWKEVTEYKDVNVLGLPLSDYYIQSPVTPREAYCELISHVFFGRKDSFISAEGLLASWAFWTPLLEGLSRVFPRVYPGGAANGNLLNFQLQGYQIAFSHEAVVNVINPGAEDNFQVMQGKYRSSEMVSAWAQELVERLASDLLLAAEEAIREEGQFHLALSGGSSPVALLRALALNLYTFPWRSTHIWQVDERCVPHTETGSNFRSIHDLLLQHIRIPYFNIHPMPVHLTQRLCVEEDGGPTLYEKEINKHVNSSSFHYILLGVGQDGHTASLFQDTKLENDEERLVILTESPMKPHQRMSLTFTAINKARRVGVLIMGKSKHELVSQLSRIKGESSKYPITKVQPKTGTLIWYIDYDALLG encoded by the exons ATGCTTAGGATAAAATGGGAGCTGCTGCTAATGGCCATCATATGCTGGCAGACAGGCCACGCAGATAATGATGAGTCTAAGAAGAGTCTTGGGCATGTGACTGTGATAGTTGTGGGTGGAACAGGTGACTTGGCCAGGAAGTACCTGTGGCAAGGCTTTTTACAGCTCTATGCTGACCAGGTAGGCAAAGGACACACTTTCTCATTTTATGGTGGGGGCCTTTCGCCGACCGAGAAGGGGACACCGCTGCTGTTTGGCATCTTGAAGGAGCTGGCTTGTCCCCCGGAGCTCTCTACAGAGCGCTGTACTTTGGTCAAAGACCAGTTCCTGCATCTTTCCAAATATCACCAGCTGAAGACTACTGAGGACTATGAGAAGCTCAGCCAGCAGATCAAACAGCAGCTTGCACAGGAGAGCATGGTCGAAGCAGGGAGGCTCTTCTACCTGTCTGTTCCAGCTTTGGCATACGCAGACATTGCAGAGAAGATCAACAACACCTGCCGCCCGCCATCTGACACATGGCTCAGGGTGGTACTGGAGAAGCCATTTGGTCACAACCTTTACAGTGCTCAGGCCCTTGACAAAAAACTGTCAGACCAGCTGAAAGAAAAGGAGATGTACAGGATTGACCACTATTTAGGAAAGCAG GTTGTCTCTAAAATACTGCCATTTAGAAAAGAGAACAAGAAATTTCTGGACCCTATCTGGAACAAGCACCATATTGAAAGAATAGAAATTGTATTGAAGGAAACCCTTGATGCCAAag GCCGGATTCAGTTTTATGATCAATATGGCGTCCTCAGAGACGTGCTCCAAAACCATCTCACTGAGGTCATGACCCTTATGTTAATGAACCTTCCAGCAAACCTATCCAACAGCAAAGAGATACTACAAAACAAGCTTAATTTCTTGGCTTCCCTTCAATACGTAGATAACAGTAATGCGGTTGTAGGTCAGTACCAAGCTTACAATGGAGAGGTGCAGGAAgagctaaataaaacaaaggacTACTTCAGCTTGACCCCCACATTTGCTG GTGTGGTCATTCATGTCGACAATGCACAATATGAGGGTATCCCCATATTTATGACCTCAGGCAAGGCTCTTGATGAAAGGGTTTCTTATGCACgtgttcttttcaaaaatgatgTCTTTTGCGTCCAGGATCCCAACAATGTTCAGTGCAAATCCAAACAGATCATATTTTACCTGGGTCATGGAAACTTGCAGTACCCTGCGATTCTTGTCAGCAAGAACCTGTTTAAGCCTGAAATGGTAAGCAGCGGTGACTGGAAGGAGGTCACCGAATACAAAGATGTAAATGTTCTGGGGTTACCACTTAGTGACTATTACATCCAGTCACCAGTCACACCCAGAGAGGCTTATTGCGAGCTGATCTCCCATGTCTTCTTTGGACGGAAGGATAGTTTTATTAGTGCAGAGGGACTCCTTGCTTCCTGGGCATTTTGGACTCCTCTCCTTGAAGGTTTGAGTCGGGTCTTTCCACGGGTGTATCCCGGTGGTGCAGCCAATGGAAACCTGCTGAACTTTCAGCTCCAGGGTTATCAAATTGCTTTTAGCCATGAAGCCGTGGTCAACGTTATCAACCCTGGTGCTGAGGACAACTTCCAGGTGATGCAAGGGAAGTACCGTAGTTCAGAAATGGTATCTGCCTGGGCTCAGGAACTAGTGGAGCGTTTGGCTTCTGATCTTCTCCTGGCAGCTGAGGAGGCCATTCGTGAAGAAGGTCAGTTTCATTTGGCGTTGTCTGGTGGCTCCAGCCCAGTGGCACTGCTTCGTGCGCTGGCCCTGAACCTCTATACTTTTCCGTGGCGAAGCACTCACATATGGCAAGTAGATGAGCGTTGTGTGCCACATACAGAAACGGGCTCCAACTTCCGGTCCATTCACGATCTCCTGCTTCAGCATATCCGCATACCCTACTTCAATATCCACCCCATGCCTGTGCATCTCACCCAACGGTTATGTGTGGAAGAGGACGGTGGACCAACATTATATGAGAAGGAAATCAATAAACATGTCAACAGCTCCAGTTTCCACTACATCCTGCTAGGCGTAGGCCAGGATGGCCACACTGCCTCTTTATTCCAGGACACCAAATTGGAAAATGATGAGGAACGGTTGGTCATTCTGACAGAAAGCCCCATGAAACCACACCAGAGGATGAGTCTCACATTCACAGCTATCAATAAGGCTCGAAGGGTAGGTGTTTTAATTATGGGCAAGAGCAAGCATGAACTTGTCAGTCAACTCAGTCGAATTAAGGGTGAATCATCCAAGTATCCCATCACCAAAGTACAACCGAAGACCGGTACTCTTATATGGTACATTGACTATGATGCATTGTTAGGATAA
- the cenps gene encoding centromere protein S has protein sequence MDEDEAQKQRLKAAVHYTVGRLCQDIAADCEKQITKQTIAAIAETAFRQCDIFAKDLEAFARHAKRHTVTVDDVKLTARRTTALYNYIQQKSEELALNNQELKEKRKKNAAKRKSKEMETEENEPED, from the exons ATGGACGAGGACGAGGCACAAAAACAG AGGCTTAAAGCTGCTGTGCACTACACCGTTGGTCGTCTCTGTCAAGACATCGCCGCAGACTGCGAGAAACAAATCACCAAACAGACGATAGCAGCTATAGCAGAGACTGCGTTCAGACAGTGCG ATATATTTGCCAAGGATTTGGAAGCGTTTGCCAG GCATGCTAAAAGACACACCGTTACAGTGGATGATGTGAAGCTGACGGCGAGGAGAACCACTGCACTG TACAACTACATTCAGCAGAAAAGTGAAGAACTGGCTTTGAACAACCAAGAACTAaaggagaagaggaaaaaaaatgccgCCAAAAGGAAGAGTAAAGAAATGGAAACAGAGGAGAATGAGCCTGAAGACTGA
- the rbp7b gene encoding retinoid-binding protein 7 translates to MPANYSGTWDIVDNQNFEGYMVALGIDFATRKVARMLKPQKVFEQDGDSFIVKTFTTFRNYSCSFKIGEEFDEITKGLDNRKCQTTISWDDDKLVCVQKGEKKNRGWTHWMEGDTLYLELRCEDQICKQTYKRTA, encoded by the exons ATGCCTGCAAACTACAGTGGAACCTGGGACATAGTGGACAATCAAAACTTCGAAGGTTACATGGTGGCTCTCG GAATTGATTTCGCCACCCGAAAGGTGGCGAGGATGCTAAAGCCACAGAAAGTTTTTGAGCAAGATGGAGACTCTTTCATCGTTAAGACATTTACGACTTTCCGAAACTACTCCTGCTCATTCAAAATCGGTGAGGAATTTGATGAAATCACCAAAGGACTGGACAACAGAAAATGCCAg ACAACAATCAGCTGGGACGACGACaaacttgtgtgtgtgcagaaagGAGAAAAGAAGAACAGAGGATGGACACACTGGATGGAGGGAGACACTCTTTACCTC gaaCTTCGATGTGAAGACCAGATCTGCAAGCAAACCTACAAAAGAACAGCTTGA
- the LOC122347321 gene encoding uncharacterized protein LOC122347321 — MLHHFLVHAAFQTSRWLPRDQRLKFQIVLFIFVVLFLTPQFYVLSRPKTSRYCEKPLLNNLIVFIVFSFVATGLAVALTLTDPVPKSIRVAFHSFGLFTFIQGLCTVILTLSAPQCAKTTTELYIFSLVVSWACILSTAFFLVRGGLCLVHRLFPHWLRDTCLWG; from the exons ATGCTCCACCACTTCTTAGTTCATGCAGCTTTTCAGACCAGCAGGTGGCTTCCAAGAGATCAAAGGTTAAAATT TCAGATCGTTCTTTTCATCTTCGTGGTGCTTTTCCTGACACCACAGTTTTATGTTCTGTCAAG GCCCAAAACTTCTCGTTATTGCGAAAAGCCGCTGTTAAACAATCTCATAGTCTTCATTGTGTTCTCCTTCGTTGCAACTG GTTTGGCTGTAGCGCTTACACTCACTGACCCAGTTCCCAAGAGCATCAGGGTCGCTTTTCACTCATTTGGGCTTTTCACATTTATCCAGGGGCTCTGTACGGTCATTCTTACCCTGTCTGCACCTCAGTGT gcAAAGACCACTACagaattatacatattttctttGGTAGTCTCTTGGGCCTGCATACTCTCAACAG CTTTCTTTCTGGTTAGAGGAGGTCTTTGCCTGGTCCACAGACTGTTTCCTCATTGGTTAAGAGATACGTGCCTCTGGGGTTGA